In Pseudodesulfovibrio hydrargyri, a single window of DNA contains:
- a CDS encoding DMT family transporter, with translation MLRGLIYAVISAACFGSMAILIKFGYMAGMDGAVMMQTRFTVATAMLFLYLLAKSPRMLRISLRDLGKCAFLGLVVCWMQTSCFVYSLETIPASTAALVLYGHPMAVTLLSSQFLRMRINRVVVLSLALVMTGCCLVFYDAFLREVDGTGLAYALGAMATFSVYVILIQVLLKGIKPLTATFYVIGFAAVSFTLSGDIHAWGSMNLEQAGISLALGLFPGLLAATLQYTAIERVGSAYVCIFSSVEPVITLAAAAVFLGEPVVQLQIWGAVLIVLGIVAPNLRHREPAATN, from the coding sequence GTGCTCAGAGGACTCATCTATGCGGTGATTTCGGCCGCCTGCTTCGGCTCCATGGCCATCCTGATCAAGTTCGGCTACATGGCGGGCATGGACGGCGCGGTGATGATGCAGACGCGCTTCACCGTGGCCACGGCCATGCTGTTCCTCTACCTGCTGGCCAAGTCCCCCCGGATGCTGCGCATCTCCCTGCGCGACCTGGGCAAATGCGCCTTTCTAGGACTGGTGGTCTGTTGGATGCAGACCTCCTGCTTCGTCTACTCGCTGGAGACCATCCCGGCCTCCACGGCGGCCCTGGTTCTGTACGGACACCCCATGGCGGTGACCCTGCTCTCCTCACAGTTCCTGCGCATGCGCATCAACCGGGTGGTCGTCCTCTCCCTGGCCCTGGTCATGACCGGCTGCTGCCTGGTCTTCTACGACGCCTTCCTGCGCGAGGTGGACGGAACAGGGCTGGCCTACGCCCTGGGGGCCATGGCCACCTTCTCCGTCTACGTCATCCTGATCCAGGTACTGCTCAAGGGAATCAAACCGCTGACCGCCACCTTCTACGTCATCGGGTTCGCGGCGGTGTCCTTCACCCTGTCGGGCGACATCCATGCGTGGGGATCGATGAACCTGGAACAGGCGGGCATCAGCCTGGCGCTGGGCCTCTTCCCGGGCCTGCTGGCCGCGACCTTGCAGTACACGGCCATAGAGCGGGTCGGCAGCGCCTACGTCTGCATCTTTTCGTCCGTGGAGCCGGTCATCACCCTGGCGGCGGCGGCCGTGTTCCTGGGCGAACCCGTGGTCCAGCTTCAGATTTGGGGCGCTGTACTGATCGTCCTGGGCATCGTCGCGCCCAACCTGCGCCACCGGGAGCCCGCCGCGACGAACTGA
- a CDS encoding energy-coupling factor ABC transporter ATP-binding protein: MIELNTVTFAYPVGDEVLSGVSLTVEKGGLLGLAGANGSGKSTLLSLMAGLFAPSRGSLEVAGRVSPGHEGDIRNVCRLVMQDADLQILGATVEEDLLLGRARGQAATAEARTMAERFNLLKYWDSPVQTLSWGTKRKLCLTAALLDRPRVLLLDEPFSGLDYPGVREMRALIRANREAGLTQVVSSHDLESFIDLVDGLAVLDNGRLVLNGPAESVLDHVAEHSVRAPGSWTACRTIVPWDEGEPR, translated from the coding sequence ATGATAGAACTCAATACCGTTACGTTCGCCTATCCCGTCGGGGACGAGGTCCTGTCCGGCGTGTCCCTGACGGTGGAAAAGGGGGGGCTGCTCGGCCTGGCCGGCGCCAACGGCAGCGGCAAGTCCACTCTGCTCTCCCTGATGGCCGGCCTGTTCGCCCCCTCGCGGGGGAGCCTGGAAGTGGCCGGGCGCGTCAGCCCGGGACATGAGGGGGACATCCGCAACGTCTGCCGTTTGGTCATGCAGGACGCGGACCTGCAAATCCTCGGGGCCACGGTGGAGGAGGACCTGCTCCTGGGCCGCGCGCGCGGCCAGGCCGCCACGGCCGAGGCCCGGACCATGGCCGAACGGTTCAACCTGCTGAAATACTGGGACAGTCCGGTTCAGACCCTGTCCTGGGGCACCAAGCGCAAGCTCTGCCTGACGGCGGCTCTCCTGGACAGACCGCGCGTGCTTCTCCTGGACGAGCCCTTCAGCGGCCTGGATTATCCCGGCGTGCGCGAGATGCGCGCCCTGATCCGGGCCAACCGGGAGGCCGGGCTGACCCAGGTGGTCTCCAGCCACGACCTGGAAAGCTTCATCGACCTGGTGGACGGCCTGGCCGTGCTCGACAATGGCCGACTGGTCCTGAACGGTCCGGCGGAAAGCGTGCTCGACCACGTGGCCGAGCACTCGGTGCGCGCGCCGGGCTCCTGGACCGCCTGTCGGACCATCGTGCCGTGGGACGAAGGGGAGCCCCGATGA
- a CDS encoding PEP-CTERM sorting domain-containing protein yields the protein MKNLLIALMLLIMAAGAAQASTVGFDEFDGNTGTISPGYSSFSWGWNAFYIQDSYRPDSGFETGTVSPHNTLFNGYGLDLNIRRFDDSLFTFNSAYFTAAWNTSLNIDVKGYLGGSQLYGQTITVDTLSANQFSFDFSGIDSLTLSPFGGVDFSPNDGGTGPTFVMDDFTYNEPVAVPTPEPSTAVLLLAGGSGLAGYVLFGRRRE from the coding sequence ATGAAGAACTTGCTGATTGCCCTTATGCTATTGATCATGGCCGCAGGAGCCGCCCAGGCCTCCACCGTCGGCTTCGACGAATTCGATGGGAACACCGGCACCATTTCCCCCGGCTATTCATCCTTCAGCTGGGGGTGGAACGCATTCTATATCCAGGACTCCTACCGTCCGGACAGCGGGTTTGAGACCGGAACGGTCAGCCCGCACAATACCCTTTTCAACGGCTACGGGCTCGATCTCAACATCAGGCGTTTCGACGATTCCCTGTTCACTTTCAACAGCGCCTATTTCACGGCGGCCTGGAACACCAGCCTGAACATCGACGTGAAGGGCTATCTCGGCGGCTCCCAACTCTATGGCCAAACCATCACCGTGGACACCCTGTCCGCCAATCAGTTCTCCTTCGATTTCTCCGGGATTGACAGCCTGACCCTCTCCCCGTTCGGCGGTGTCGATTTTTCCCCCAACGACGGCGGAACCGGACCGACATTCGTCATGGACGACTTCACCTACAATGAACCCGTTGCCGTCCCCACGCCCGAACCCTCCACAGCGGTCCTGCTGCTGGCGGGGGGCTCCGGTCTGGCCGGGTATGTCCTCTTCGGGCGGCGCCGGGAGTAA
- a CDS encoding phenylacetate--CoA ligase family protein has product MYYDPVETMDRAALESLQAERLRQTIEIAKRSPFYAERLKGLEPGDIKSPANITSLPFTTKDDLRNQYPHGLLARPLDDFVRLHASSGTTGTPVAVFYTQKDLDTWADLMARSMYCCGCRKSDVLQNTSGYGLFTGGLGIHYGSERLGMLTIPAGAGNTKRQIKMILDHQVTVLHIIPSFALYFAQQVREAGYDPKDMPWRIALIGAEPHTEQARAKIEQLMHIKAYNSYGLSEMNGPGVAFECVHQKGMHLWEDAYIAEVINPETGEHVAEGEVGELVMTTLTREGMPIIRYRTRDLTRFIPGECECGRTHRRIDRIAGRADDMMILKGVNIYPMQIEQCLMAMPEVGQNYLIELVREGVSDQMRVKVEIKDEYFVEDMRALQGLQKRIAKNLCSEILVTPRVELCQSESIPKAQGKAVRVVDLRGKE; this is encoded by the coding sequence ATGTACTACGATCCGGTAGAGACCATGGACCGCGCCGCCCTGGAATCGCTCCAGGCCGAACGCCTCAGACAGACCATCGAAATCGCCAAGCGTTCGCCCTTCTATGCCGAGCGTCTCAAGGGATTGGAACCCGGCGACATCAAAAGCCCGGCGAACATCACCTCCCTGCCCTTCACCACCAAGGACGACCTGCGCAACCAGTATCCGCACGGGCTGCTGGCCCGGCCCCTGGACGACTTCGTCCGGCTGCACGCCTCAAGCGGCACCACCGGCACCCCGGTGGCCGTGTTCTATACCCAGAAGGACCTGGACACCTGGGCCGACCTCATGGCCCGGTCCATGTACTGCTGCGGCTGCCGCAAATCCGACGTGTTGCAGAACACCTCGGGTTACGGGCTGTTCACCGGCGGCCTGGGCATCCACTACGGCTCCGAGCGGCTGGGCATGCTGACCATCCCGGCGGGCGCGGGCAACACCAAGCGCCAGATCAAGATGATCCTCGACCACCAGGTCACGGTCCTGCACATCATCCCGTCGTTCGCCCTGTATTTCGCCCAACAAGTCCGCGAGGCCGGATACGATCCCAAGGACATGCCGTGGCGCATCGCGCTCATCGGCGCCGAGCCCCACACCGAGCAGGCCCGGGCCAAGATCGAGCAGCTCATGCACATCAAGGCGTACAACTCCTATGGATTGTCCGAGATGAACGGCCCGGGCGTGGCCTTCGAGTGCGTCCACCAGAAGGGCATGCACCTGTGGGAGGACGCCTACATCGCCGAGGTCATCAACCCCGAGACCGGGGAACACGTGGCCGAAGGCGAAGTGGGCGAGCTGGTCATGACCACCCTCACACGCGAGGGCATGCCGATCATCCGCTACCGGACCCGCGACCTGACCCGGTTCATTCCGGGCGAGTGCGAGTGCGGCCGGACCCACCGGCGCATCGACCGCATCGCCGGCCGGGCCGACGACATGATGATCTTAAAGGGCGTGAACATCTACCCCATGCAGATCGAGCAGTGCCTCATGGCCATGCCCGAGGTGGGCCAGAACTATCTCATCGAACTGGTCCGCGAGGGCGTGTCCGACCAGATGCGCGTCAAGGTGGAGATCAAGGACGAATACTTCGTGGAGGACATGCGCGCCCTGCAGGGATTGCAGAAGCGCATCGCCAAAAACCTGTGCTCGGAGATCCTGGTCACCCCGCGCGTGGAGCTGTGCCAGTCCGAATCCATCCCCAAGGCCCAGGGCAAGGCCGTGCGCGTGGTGGACCTGCGCGGCAAGGAGTAG
- a CDS encoding TlyA family RNA methyltransferase: protein MPKKQRADQLLAQQGLVESRGKAKRLIMAGKVHYMDRGQKTPVVKPGQQFDPETEFVVPKDERFVSRGAYKLLTAIEEFSIDFKGKIAMDAGASTGGFTDCMLQFGAVRVYAVDVGYGQLHEKLRQDDRVVNLERTNVRHAEPNLIPEPVDVIVADVSFISLTKILPACLQFLKPGGELVVLIKPQFEVGPGQTDKGVVRSKRLRQEAVDMVVGFCETELGLTVRGVVPSQILGPKGNQEYMAYMALPE, encoded by the coding sequence ATGCCCAAAAAACAACGCGCGGATCAGCTCCTGGCCCAGCAGGGCCTTGTGGAGAGCCGTGGCAAGGCCAAGCGGCTGATCATGGCCGGCAAGGTCCACTACATGGACCGGGGCCAGAAGACGCCGGTGGTCAAGCCGGGCCAGCAGTTCGACCCGGAAACGGAATTCGTGGTCCCGAAGGACGAGCGGTTCGTGTCGCGCGGGGCGTACAAGCTGCTCACGGCCATCGAGGAATTCTCCATCGATTTCAAGGGAAAGATTGCCATGGATGCGGGCGCGTCCACGGGCGGGTTCACGGACTGCATGCTCCAGTTCGGCGCGGTGCGGGTCTATGCCGTGGACGTGGGCTACGGCCAGTTGCACGAGAAGCTGAGGCAGGACGACCGGGTGGTCAACCTGGAGCGGACCAACGTGCGCCATGCCGAGCCGAACCTGATCCCGGAGCCGGTGGACGTGATCGTGGCCGACGTATCGTTCATATCCCTGACCAAGATCCTGCCCGCGTGCCTGCAATTCCTCAAGCCCGGCGGCGAGCTGGTGGTCCTGATCAAACCGCAGTTCGAGGTGGGCCCGGGCCAGACCGACAAGGGCGTGGTCCGCAGCAAGCGGCTGCGACAGGAGGCCGTGGACATGGTGGTCGGGTTCTGCGAGACCGAACTCGGGCTGACCGTGCGCGGCGTGGTGCCGTCCCAGATACTGGGACCCAAGGGCAACCAGGAATACATGGCCTACATGGCCTTGCCGGAATAG
- a CDS encoding carboxymuconolactone decarboxylase family protein yields MLESQMELRVENGRNAAIYKKLMPEVAEPYTALNQEVYKDGAVSGKHKRLMALVAALCSGCRACILFQCDQAIELGAELEEILEACAVAVALRGTMGMGETERVVAYLRERGLITD; encoded by the coding sequence ATGTTGGAAAGCCAAATGGAATTGCGGGTGGAAAACGGGCGCAATGCGGCCATTTACAAGAAACTCATGCCCGAGGTGGCCGAGCCCTACACCGCCCTGAACCAGGAAGTCTACAAGGACGGCGCGGTCAGCGGCAAACACAAGCGGCTCATGGCGCTGGTGGCGGCCTTGTGCTCGGGGTGCCGGGCGTGCATCCTCTTTCAGTGCGACCAGGCCATCGAACTGGGAGCAGAACTGGAAGAGATTCTCGAGGCCTGCGCTGTGGCCGTGGCTTTGCGCGGGACCATGGGCATGGGCGAAACCGAACGCGTGGTGGCTTACCTGCGCGAGCGGGGATTGATCACCGACTAG
- the dnaB gene encoding replicative DNA helicase, with amino-acid sequence MPKTPKPQRPKSGQYADNPEEALDRASSDILRKVPPHSFEAEQAVLGGVFQSEAMFHQLVDIIGPDDFYSPVHRDIFKAFTQLYDDHQPIDVVTVANQLAKNGTLDTVGGPVYLAELSDSVVSASNALHHAQIVRDKCILRELIDISSGIISNCFSSADVGEVLDESEKEIFRIAQTKEMRGMQSSGQLVPKVFDELTARFNNKSVVTGIQTHYHEFDNMTAGLQNSDLIIIAGRPSMGKTAFALNVALRAAARSECPTAIFSLEMSMEQLMTRLLAVQSKVELSNLRTGYLDDSDWNKLYEGADVLSKAPIFIDDTPALSTLELQARCRRLKAEHNLGLIVIDYLQLMRSSARPDSREQEISDISRHLKALAKELNVPVIALSQLNRKVEERTDKRPMMSDLRESGAIEQDADIIIFLYRDAAYNKSEDNPLKNHAEVIIGKQRNGPTGRCELFFKKEYTLFENMDATAYPSELPEGFHPDSD; translated from the coding sequence ATGCCGAAGACGCCGAAACCGCAGAGGCCTAAATCAGGCCAATACGCCGATAATCCGGAAGAGGCCCTGGACAGGGCCTCTTCCGATATCCTACGCAAGGTCCCCCCACACTCTTTCGAAGCCGAACAGGCCGTGCTCGGCGGCGTGTTCCAGTCCGAGGCCATGTTCCACCAGCTGGTGGACATCATCGGCCCGGACGATTTCTACTCCCCCGTCCACCGGGACATATTCAAGGCCTTCACCCAGCTCTACGACGACCACCAGCCCATCGACGTGGTCACGGTGGCCAACCAGCTGGCCAAGAACGGCACCCTGGACACCGTGGGCGGGCCGGTCTACCTGGCCGAGCTGTCCGACTCCGTGGTCAGCGCGTCCAACGCCCTGCACCACGCCCAGATCGTCCGCGACAAGTGCATCCTGCGCGAGCTCATCGACATCTCCAGCGGGATCATCTCCAACTGTTTCTCCTCCGCCGACGTGGGCGAGGTCCTGGACGAGTCCGAAAAGGAAATTTTCCGCATCGCGCAGACCAAGGAAATGCGCGGCATGCAGTCCAGCGGCCAGCTGGTGCCCAAGGTCTTCGACGAGCTGACCGCCCGGTTCAACAACAAGTCCGTGGTCACGGGCATCCAGACCCACTACCACGAGTTCGACAACATGACCGCGGGCCTGCAGAACTCGGACCTGATCATCATCGCGGGCCGCCCGTCCATGGGCAAGACCGCGTTCGCCCTGAACGTGGCCCTGCGCGCCGCGGCCCGGTCCGAATGCCCCACGGCCATCTTCTCCCTGGAAATGTCCATGGAGCAGCTCATGACCCGTCTGCTGGCCGTGCAGAGCAAGGTGGAGCTGTCCAACCTGCGTACCGGCTACCTGGACGACTCGGACTGGAACAAGCTGTACGAGGGCGCTGACGTGCTCAGCAAGGCCCCGATCTTCATCGACGACACCCCGGCCCTGTCCACCCTGGAGCTCCAGGCCCGCTGCCGCCGCCTCAAGGCCGAGCACAACCTCGGGCTGATCGTCATCGACTACCTCCAGCTGATGCGCTCCAGCGCCCGGCCGGACTCCCGCGAGCAGGAGATTTCGGACATCTCGCGCCATCTCAAGGCCCTGGCCAAGGAACTGAACGTGCCGGTCATCGCCCTGTCCCAGCTCAACCGCAAGGTCGAGGAGCGCACGGACAAGCGGCCCATGATGTCGGACCTGCGCGAATCCGGCGCCATCGAGCAGGACGCGGACATCATCATCTTTCTCTACCGCGACGCCGCGTACAACAAGAGCGAGGACAACCCGCTCAAGAACCACGCGGAAGTCATCATCGGCAAGCAGCGCAACGGCCCCACCGGACGGTGCGAACTCTTCTTCAAGAAGGAATACACCCTGTTCGAGAACATGGACGCCACGGCCTATCCCTCGGAACTGCCCGAGGGGTTCCATCCGGACTCCGACTAA
- a CDS encoding cobalt transporter, with amino-acid sequence MIDVAGTVRALDPRLKLAAALLAGPCLWKVPVAAATACALILLVLVLFLAAGQPGGGRMVRSLLSFVFFWVAVKVLLDAVSGVPMEHMALDAAQLAVRLVALLMLGLGLALSTSARALGLAVAWALRPFVGRSRAWRIALALSLMVHFLPVCLSTLSGVREVAARRFPEAGFFRRMRMVPQAVVRNLGQKTWNQTLAVACRGLDRPGAWDADFAWSGRDWFGSVLVLAAAGAMFFL; translated from the coding sequence ATGATCGACGTGGCCGGGACGGTCCGCGCCCTGGACCCGCGCCTCAAGCTGGCGGCGGCCCTGCTGGCCGGTCCCTGTTTGTGGAAGGTTCCTGTGGCGGCAGCCACGGCCTGCGCCCTGATCCTGCTCGTTCTGGTCCTGTTTCTGGCCGCCGGGCAGCCGGGCGGGGGCAGGATGGTCCGCAGCCTGCTTTCCTTCGTCTTCTTCTGGGTGGCGGTCAAGGTTCTCCTGGACGCCGTCTCCGGCGTGCCCATGGAGCACATGGCTCTTGATGCGGCCCAACTGGCCGTGCGCCTGGTGGCCCTGCTCATGCTCGGCCTGGGGCTGGCCCTGTCCACTTCGGCCCGCGCCCTGGGACTGGCCGTGGCCTGGGCCCTGAGGCCGTTTGTGGGCCGCAGCCGCGCCTGGCGCATCGCACTGGCCCTGTCCCTGATGGTCCATTTCCTGCCCGTCTGCCTGTCCACTCTGTCGGGCGTGCGCGAGGTGGCCGCCCGGCGTTTTCCCGAGGCCGGGTTCTTCCGGCGCATGCGCATGGTCCCCCAGGCCGTGGTCCGCAATCTCGGGCAGAAAACCTGGAACCAGACCTTGGCCGTGGCCTGCCGCGGCCTGGACCGTCCCGGGGCCTGGGATGCCGACTTCGCCTGGTCCGGCCGGGACTGGTTCGGCTCCGTCCTGGTGCTCGCCGCTGCCGGAGCCATGTTTTTCCTGTAG
- a CDS encoding rhodanese-like domain-containing protein — MSTITQMTPDEARKFMEGSKPDSFTLLDVRQESEYEQDHIPGAKLLPLSELPDHFDELDKAKPLLVYCASGGRSMAAAGLLQGQGFEDVNNLVGGISSWEGEGAFGPMELGMIAFTGAEGPAEIILKAYAMENVLQAFYVQRADMAETMERIGLFMRLAGFEDRHKDVLYELYTRIAEEVMSREEFEQTALRNATDMAEGGVPVDEFMDRFPGAFEDDLGVLELASMVEAQALDYYLRCAMRAKSEGTRDVFQLLAREEKAHLKIIGKYMDGKE, encoded by the coding sequence ATGTCCACCATCACCCAGATGACGCCGGATGAGGCCCGCAAATTCATGGAAGGCAGCAAACCGGACTCGTTCACGCTCCTCGACGTCAGGCAGGAATCGGAATACGAGCAGGACCACATCCCGGGGGCGAAATTGCTGCCCCTGTCGGAGTTGCCCGACCATTTCGACGAATTGGACAAGGCCAAGCCCCTGCTGGTCTATTGCGCCTCGGGCGGCCGATCCATGGCCGCGGCCGGGCTCCTTCAGGGCCAGGGGTTCGAGGACGTCAACAACCTGGTGGGCGGCATCTCCTCCTGGGAGGGCGAGGGCGCGTTCGGTCCCATGGAACTGGGCATGATCGCCTTCACCGGGGCCGAAGGCCCGGCCGAGATCATTCTCAAGGCCTACGCCATGGAGAACGTGCTCCAGGCCTTTTACGTACAGCGCGCGGACATGGCCGAGACCATGGAGCGCATCGGGCTGTTCATGCGCCTGGCCGGGTTCGAGGACCGACACAAGGACGTCCTGTACGAGCTCTACACCCGCATCGCCGAAGAGGTCATGAGCCGCGAGGAGTTCGAGCAGACGGCCCTGCGCAACGCCACGGACATGGCCGAGGGCGGGGTGCCGGTCGACGAGTTCATGGACCGTTTTCCCGGCGCGTTCGAAGACGACCTCGGCGTGCTGGAGTTGGCCTCCATGGTCGAGGCCCAGGCCCTGGACTATTACCTGCGCTGCGCCATGCGCGCCAAGAGCGAGGGGACGCGGGACGTGTTCCAGCTCCTGGCCCGCGAGGAAAAGGCCCATCTCAAGATCATCGGTAAGTACATGGACGGCAAGGAATGA
- the thrC gene encoding threonine synthase, with translation MTADLFPSYRGRMEYFCLGCGKRFPTDELYYTCPDCGGVFLLDNLNFDELKKTSGEQWRAIFDQRAASKKTALRGIFRFYELMAPVLEEEDIVYLGEGNTPLVASSPALNAATGLTTAYKNDGQNPSASFKDRGMACGFSYLRSLIRRHGWDQILTVCASTGDTSAAAALYASYAGGAIKSVVILPHGKVTPAQLAQPLGSGAVVLEVPGVFDDCMKVVEHLADNYRVALLNSKNAWRILGQESYAFECAQWFDWDMKDKCIFVPIGNAGNITAIMAGFLKLYDLGVITELPRIFGVQSHHADPVYRYYAVDDPKEREYHPMKVSASVAQAAMIGNPVSFPRVKYFAEKFEAVGGKRAFQVIQVTEQQIMDSMIQANRNGHIACTQGGESFAGAKRALELGLVSKDELCVLDSTAHQLKFVDFQNMYFDNSFPPEFGVKPDMALANKPELVISLEEKETLSEADFTRKTADKVVAKLGLEKK, from the coding sequence ATGACTGCCGATCTTTTTCCCTCCTACCGCGGCCGCATGGAATACTTCTGCCTGGGCTGCGGCAAGCGATTCCCCACCGACGAGCTGTACTACACCTGCCCCGACTGCGGCGGCGTGTTCCTGCTCGACAACCTGAATTTCGACGAGCTGAAAAAGACCAGCGGCGAGCAGTGGCGGGCCATCTTCGATCAGCGCGCGGCATCCAAGAAGACCGCCCTGCGCGGCATCTTCCGCTTTTATGAGCTCATGGCCCCGGTGCTCGAAGAGGAGGACATCGTCTACCTCGGCGAGGGCAACACCCCGCTGGTGGCCTCCAGCCCGGCGCTCAACGCGGCCACCGGGCTGACCACGGCCTACAAGAACGACGGCCAGAACCCGTCGGCCTCGTTCAAGGACCGGGGCATGGCCTGCGGCTTCTCCTACCTGCGCTCGCTCATCCGCCGCCATGGCTGGGACCAGATCCTGACGGTCTGCGCCTCCACGGGCGATACCTCGGCCGCGGCCGCGCTCTACGCCTCCTACGCGGGCGGGGCCATCAAGTCCGTGGTCATCCTGCCGCACGGCAAGGTCACCCCGGCCCAACTGGCCCAGCCGCTCGGCTCCGGGGCCGTGGTCCTGGAAGTGCCCGGCGTGTTCGACGACTGCATGAAGGTGGTCGAGCACCTGGCCGACAACTACCGCGTGGCCCTGCTCAACTCCAAAAACGCCTGGCGCATCCTGGGCCAGGAGTCCTACGCCTTCGAGTGTGCCCAGTGGTTCGACTGGGACATGAAGGACAAGTGCATCTTCGTGCCCATTGGCAATGCGGGCAACATCACCGCCATCATGGCCGGCTTTCTCAAGCTATACGACCTGGGAGTCATCACCGAACTGCCGCGCATATTCGGCGTACAGTCCCACCACGCGGACCCGGTCTACCGCTACTACGCGGTGGACGACCCGAAGGAGCGCGAATACCACCCCATGAAGGTCAGTGCGTCCGTGGCCCAGGCGGCCATGATCGGCAACCCGGTCTCGTTCCCGCGCGTCAAATACTTTGCCGAGAAGTTCGAGGCCGTGGGCGGGAAGCGCGCCTTCCAGGTCATCCAGGTGACCGAGCAGCAGATCATGGACTCCATGATCCAGGCCAACCGCAACGGGCACATCGCCTGCACCCAGGGCGGCGAGTCGTTTGCCGGGGCCAAGCGCGCCCTGGAGCTCGGCCTGGTCAGCAAGGACGAACTGTGCGTCCTCGACTCCACGGCCCACCAGCTCAAGTTCGTGGATTTCCAGAATATGTACTTCGACAATTCCTTCCCGCCCGAATTCGGCGTCAAGCCGGACATGGCCCTGGCCAACAAGCCGGAACTGGTCATCTCCCTGGAGGAGAAGGAAACCCTGTCCGAAGCGGACTTCACCCGCAAGACCGCCGACAAGGTGGTCGCCAAACTCGGCCTCGAAAAGAAATAA
- a CDS encoding DUF456 domain-containing protein → MEYVWAVLLILGLMFSQILQIFSLPANWVALALVALWKYVYPESMTWNFVVVLGVAAAAGEALEFGLQAWGAGRYGASVRGNVGGIVGAVAGAIFGAPFLFGLGALAGALGGAWLGCFIAETPGRTRPEALRAAKGAFVGKALGFTVKTAIGATMVILSIPRVWP, encoded by the coding sequence ATGGAATACGTCTGGGCCGTCCTGCTCATCCTGGGATTGATGTTCTCCCAGATCCTCCAGATATTCAGTCTGCCCGCCAATTGGGTGGCGCTGGCCCTGGTGGCCCTGTGGAAGTACGTCTACCCCGAGTCCATGACCTGGAACTTCGTCGTCGTCCTGGGCGTGGCCGCGGCCGCTGGCGAGGCCCTGGAATTCGGCCTGCAGGCCTGGGGCGCGGGCCGCTACGGCGCGTCCGTGCGCGGGAACGTGGGCGGCATCGTCGGGGCGGTGGCCGGAGCCATCTTCGGCGCGCCCTTCCTCTTCGGCCTGGGCGCCCTTGCCGGTGCCCTGGGCGGAGCCTGGCTCGGCTGTTTCATCGCCGAGACCCCTGGCCGCACCCGGCCCGAGGCCCTGCGCGCGGCCAAGGGCGCGTTCGTGGGCAAGGCGCTGGGCTTCACGGTCAAGACCGCCATCGGCGCTACCATGGTCATTTTGTCCATCCCGCGCGTCTGGCCCTGA
- a CDS encoding patatin-like phospholipase family protein: protein MRKRTISLVLGSGGARGLAHIGVIRWLEEHGCEIKSISGCSMGALVGGIHATGKLDEYERWARRITKRDMLALMDLSFGMDGLIKGDRLIDTLRDVVGEERIENLPISFTAVAANISRRKEVWIRKGPLFDAIKASIALPLVFKPVVVNGEDIIDGGILNPVPIAPTFGDLNDFTIAVNLCAPPVKGAEIKAGKHDGDNGSGVSHAVTEFIGSMTDKIAQKRKDIRAYDILYKSFDAMQGSIARQKIAAYPPDAVLDIPINLCGLMDFDKAAPIIEHGYKLAGERLPKVFSAR, encoded by the coding sequence ATGAGGAAGAGAACCATATCGCTGGTCCTGGGCAGCGGCGGGGCGCGCGGGCTGGCGCACATCGGCGTCATCCGCTGGCTCGAGGAGCACGGTTGCGAGATAAAGTCCATCTCGGGCTGTTCCATGGGCGCGCTGGTGGGCGGCATCCACGCCACCGGCAAGCTCGACGAGTACGAGCGGTGGGCGCGGCGCATCACCAAGCGGGACATGCTCGCCCTGATGGACCTGTCCTTCGGCATGGACGGGCTGATCAAGGGCGACCGGCTCATCGACACCCTGCGCGACGTGGTCGGCGAGGAGCGCATCGAGAACCTGCCCATCAGCTTCACGGCCGTGGCCGCGAACATCTCCCGGCGCAAGGAGGTCTGGATACGCAAGGGGCCGCTCTTCGACGCCATCAAGGCGTCCATCGCCCTGCCGCTGGTCTTCAAGCCCGTGGTGGTCAACGGCGAGGACATCATCGACGGCGGCATCCTCAACCCCGTGCCCATCGCCCCGACCTTCGGCGACCTGAACGACTTCACCATTGCCGTGAACCTGTGCGCGCCTCCGGTCAAGGGGGCCGAGATCAAGGCAGGCAAGCACGACGGCGACAACGGCTCCGGGGTGTCCCACGCCGTGACCGAGTTCATCGGCTCCATGACCGACAAGATCGCCCAGAAGCGCAAGGACATCCGCGCCTATGACATCCTCTACAAGTCGTTTGACGCCATGCAGGGCTCCATTGCCCGGCAGAAGATCGCGGCCTACCCGCCCGACGCCGTCTTGGACATCCCCATCAACCTGTGCGGCCTGATGGACTTCGACAAGGCTGCGCCTATCATCGAGCACGGCTATAAGCTGGCCGGAGAGCGGTTGCCCAAAGTCTTTTCGGCGAGATAG